Proteins encoded within one genomic window of Candidatus Thorarchaeota archaeon:
- a CDS encoding H/ACA RNA-protein complex protein Gar1 produces MRRLGRISHVSQQGHLILRTEKSPPIGAKVVDKKVKPVGTIIDVFGPVKEPYVSISPVKGVDTESIVDQVVYIYKKPEKDAKR; encoded by the coding sequence ATGCGTCGACTTGGTAGAATAAGTCATGTGTCCCAGCAGGGGCATCTCATACTCAGAACTGAGAAGTCGCCGCCGATTGGCGCCAAGGTAGTCGACAAGAAGGTGAAACCGGTCGGCACGATCATCGATGTCTTTGGGCCGGTCAAGGAACCATATGTTTCGATAAGTCCTGTGAAGGGTGTTGATACTGAAAGCATTGTTGACCAAGTAGTCTACATCTACAAGA